In a single window of the Bacillota bacterium genome:
- a CDS encoding radical SAM protein — MFIESGNIKFFLDEPRLEIGKKNIILNRTDFKPSTRIYFKITNSCNFNCTYCFQKNDPDINEKVNLKEYRILLDKYISESGIEIIIFGGEPLLNKNKENLIFLFDICNTNNGYFFFTNGCFSKEIGDILVNNRDKINMIIISIDGPEFIHNRRRPLRNGNSYQAILDNANYLYEHEIPFSFQYNIDVDNINYLDQGLTDLDKKLGLNNLTIILNKVLHTKRTISELEFLKKYIELLSVYPHAHLVLNSVVYSKFNNVIIGNGFKRPRCNIENTLILDFPSKKVYICPESMNTEIGIISKNDIIYNNTKKKYTNVTNKELYPCNSCIYANYCKYGCAIDTSNHFKTCKDETYQELKFIIDNFYTFYSLE; from the coding sequence ATGTTTATTGAATCTGGTAACATCAAATTTTTTTTGGATGAACCTCGTCTTGAAATAGGTAAAAAAAATATAATTTTGAATCGAACTGATTTTAAGCCATCAACAAGAATATACTTTAAAATAACTAATTCATGTAATTTTAATTGTACATATTGTTTTCAAAAAAATGATCCGGATATAAACGAAAAAGTTAATTTAAAAGAGTATAGAATATTGTTAGATAAATATATATCAGAATCAGGTATTGAAATAATTATATTTGGAGGAGAGCCTTTATTAAACAAGAACAAAGAAAATTTAATATTCTTGTTTGATATATGTAATACGAATAACGGTTACTTTTTCTTTACAAATGGTTGTTTTTCAAAAGAAATAGGTGATATACTAGTAAATAACCGTGATAAGATAAATATGATAATTATTTCCATTGATGGCCCCGAATTTATTCATAATAGAAGAAGGCCATTAAGAAATGGGAATTCTTATCAAGCCATACTTGATAACGCTAACTACCTTTATGAACATGAGATTCCATTTTCTTTTCAATATAATATTGATGTTGATAATATCAATTATTTAGACCAAGGTTTGACAGATCTAGATAAGAAATTAGGATTAAATAACTTGACAATAATATTAAACAAGGTACTTCATACAAAAAGAACTATATCAGAACTCGAATTTCTGAAGAAATATATTGAATTATTATCTGTTTATCCTCATGCGCATTTAGTTTTGAATTCAGTTGTGTATTCTAAGTTTAATAATGTAATAATTGGAAACGGGTTTAAAAGACCACGTTGTAATATTGAGAATACTTTAATTTTAGATTTTCCCAGTAAAAAAGTATATATTTGCCCAGAATCTATGAATACCGAAATTGGTATAATATCCAAAAATGATATTATTTATAATAATACAAAAAAGAAATACACTAATGTTACCAATAAGGAACTTTACCCATGCAACTCTTGTATATACGCAAATTATTGTAAATATGGCTGTGCTATAGATACTTCCAATCATTTTAAGACGTGTAAAGACGAAACTTATCAAGAGTTGAAATTTATTATAGATAACTTTTATACTTTTTATTCTTTAGAATAG
- a CDS encoding radical SAM protein, with the protein MKESVFNIKFSVDNEDYIYNTRTGGLISLKADDLNNQEIIDYLFANKFFVDDDFDEVEDVINEVNINLTKEVNDLQITLLLTEACNFRCVYCYQEHNPQKLNYKNADMIILQIEKILTKKSYSELGIHYFGGEPLLNSDVLIYVDKRIDKLCRNLNVSYKKYITTNGSLITNQIIETVNFDDIQITIEGLKNTHEMLRVSSEFSFDNIISNIDNILPTCKHLTIRINLCKENSKEVIPLIDFLMDKFCKYKEKISINFSKMEDYGNGRHFHMLTYEEYSQLRLTSSIHLANKYGIELKLHRLSIYNCAFLYNKAFAIKPDMSVLYCSGSNLSTEMFSADLVDIIKPFHLNDECKICKIMPICLGGCAMRRKLGSVSCVPEKLNITDILRYYVLSKK; encoded by the coding sequence ATGAAAGAATCTGTATTTAATATTAAATTTAGCGTAGATAACGAAGACTATATTTACAACACAAGAACAGGTGGATTAATCTCTCTTAAGGCAGATGATTTAAATAATCAAGAAATCATTGATTATTTATTTGCAAATAAGTTCTTTGTTGATGACGATTTTGATGAAGTAGAAGATGTTATCAACGAAGTAAATATCAATTTAACTAAAGAAGTTAACGATTTACAAATAACATTGCTATTAACCGAGGCATGCAATTTTAGATGTGTTTATTGCTATCAGGAACACAATCCGCAAAAATTGAATTATAAAAATGCAGATATGATTATTTTGCAGATCGAAAAGATACTAACAAAAAAAAGTTATTCTGAGCTAGGAATTCATTATTTTGGTGGTGAACCGTTGTTAAATAGCGATGTACTAATTTATGTGGATAAGCGAATTGACAAATTATGTCGAAATCTAAATGTATCATATAAGAAATATATAACGACTAATGGGTCATTAATTACTAATCAAATCATTGAAACAGTAAATTTTGATGACATACAAATCACTATAGAGGGCTTAAAAAATACACATGAAATGCTTAGAGTCTCAAGTGAATTTTCATTTGATAACATAATTTCGAACATTGATAATATATTACCAACTTGCAAGCATTTAACCATTAGAATAAATTTATGTAAAGAGAACAGTAAAGAAGTTATACCATTGATTGATTTTCTTATGGATAAATTTTGCAAATACAAAGAAAAAATATCTATTAACTTTTCCAAAATGGAGGATTATGGTAATGGACGGCACTTTCATATGTTGACGTATGAAGAATACTCTCAGTTAAGATTGACAAGCAGCATACATCTAGCAAATAAGTATGGTATAGAATTAAAACTTCACAGATTGAGTATTTATAATTGTGCTTTTTTATATAATAAGGCTTTTGCAATAAAGCCTGATATGAGTGTCCTATATTGTTCTGGATCTAATTTATCAACTGAGATGTTCAGTGCAGATCTAGTTGATATAATAAAACCTTTTCATTTAAATGATGAATGCAAAATTTGTAAGATTATGCCTATTTGTTTAGGGGGATGTGCTATGAGGAGAAAATTAGGTAGTGTAAGCTGTGTACCGGAAAAGCTTAACATTACTGATATATTGCGGTACTATGTACTTTCAAAAAAATAA